Proteins from one Triticum aestivum cultivar Chinese Spring chromosome 7A, IWGSC CS RefSeq v2.1, whole genome shotgun sequence genomic window:
- the LOC123153244 gene encoding uncharacterized protein: protein MLDLSKYILLLATLVATVTYAAGFNPPGGVWQETVDATGQFAGDSIIRTTSYHRYLVFYYCNATAFASSLVIILAILFLTLMEEKKKNRVTLLPLRAVMVVDLLSVMGAYAAGTCRDKPTTIFSSVLVVAVVAYLALQMVLASLPEDKHSYIDAVHEKRLRKVLMLLATFAVSVTYVAGMSTPGGFWDNSENGHSPGDAILKDSHGKRLTVFLFFNALAFVASLLIIVVLLDRKPRVTEAYWFIAVALISLIVSYTAGSCRETDTNFYVGSLVIAVLAFMALLQAAVIQGTIKAASDTRFWTKIKSFHRSVSGSLSRAITRAPGLETNDSRVAAEHARSLVLLLATLAATITYQAGLDPPGGFWPGNRDGHMAGDPILLTVNAKRYKAFFYCNSVAFVASLVAIILVQSKVMLQTHVLEAAMILDLFGIIGAYAAGSSRDLTTSIYAMALAGAVLVYVVIHVVFFTLNHATNPTKEEIKSVEKRRKRLLLFAVLAATITYQAGLTPPGGFRLQDDSRHHAGDPVLLYNFPRRYTAFFYCNTVSFMLSIALIILLVNPHLYRPAIRSYALAVCTGAGMFGLMGAYAAGSTQHLKTSIYIFVLVVVVLVVIALLLLVFLLKERNNIPEDTAGELEPIEVSSCTPGKEKHVMRKYLMLLGILVASVTYQAGLDPPGGAWQHSGNGYDAGNPIMHDNQRHRYLAFFYSNSTSFVSSIVVIIILLLEWKDEKKWSLKVMNTTIVLDLLALLVAYAAGSSRGWKTSMYVVALVTAVLVYVAIHIVLAISCCHSPQEEESSVDPA, encoded by the exons ATGCTCGACCTGAGCAAGTACATCCTGCTGCTGGCAACGCTGGTGGCCACGGTGACATATGCCGCGGGGTTCAACCCACCGGGGGGCGTCTGGCAGGAGACTGTCGACGCCACGGGCCAATTCGCAGGCGACTCCATTATCCGGACCACCAGCTACCACCGGTACCTGGTGTTCTACTACTGCAACGCCACCGCATTTGCCTCGTCACTCGTGATCATCCTCGccatcctcttcctcaccctcatggaagagaaaaagaagaaccgCGTCACCCTCCTGCCACTGCGGGCGGTCATGGTTGTGGACCTGCTAAGCGTCATGGGAGCCTATGCTGCCGGGACATGCCGCGACAAGCCCACGACCATCTTCTCCTCGGTGCTGGTGGTTGCCGTCGTTGCCTACCTTGCTCTTCAGATGGTGCTAGCCTCGTTGCCAGAAGACAAGCACAGCTACATCGACGCAGTGCATGAGAAACGGCTACGAAAGGTCCTGATGCTGCTCGCGACGTTCGCGGTGAGCGTGACATACGTTGCCGGGATGAGCACGCCAGGTGGCTTCTGGGACAACAGTGAGAACGGCCACAGCCCTGGCGACGCGATCCTCAAGGACAGCCACGGCAAGCGCCTGACGGTGTTCTTGTTCTTCAATGCCCTGGCGTTCGTGGCGTCCTTGCTCATCATTGTGGTGCTTCTGGACAGAAAACCTCGTGTGACTGAGGCATACTGGTTCATCGCCGTCGCGCTGATCAGCCTCATCGTCTCATACACCGCAGGCAGCTGCAGGGAGACCGACACCAACTTCTATGTGGGCAGCCTGGTTATTGCCGTCCTGGCATTCATGGCATTGCTCCAAGCTGCAGTTATTCAAGGTACCATAAAAGCTGCAAGCGATACCAGGTTCTGGACCAAAATCAAAAGCTTCCATCGTTCGGTGTCAGGGAGCTTGTCAAGAGCAATAACAAGAGCACCAGGTCTGGAGACTAATGACAGCAG GGTCGCAGCGGAGCATGCTCGTTCCCTTGTACTGTTACTAGCCACTCTTGCCGCAACCATCACTTACCAAGCAGGGCTGGATCCTCCCGGTGGCTTCTGGCCGGGTAATCGGGACGGCCACATGGCTGGTGACCCGATCCTCCTCACCGTGAACGCTAAGAGGTACAAGGCCTTCTTCTACTGCAACTCTGTCGCCTTCGTAGCCTCCTTGGTGGCCATCATCCTGGTCCAAAGCAAGGTTATGCTCCagacacacgtgctcgaggcaGCCATGATACTGGACTTGTTTGGCATCATCGGAGCATATGCTGCGGGAAGCTCTCGGGACTTGACCACCTCCATTTATGCCATGGCCTTGGCTGGCGCCGTCCTGGTCTATGTAGTGATCCATGTTGTCTTCTTCACACTGAACCATGCCACCAACCCCACCAAAGAAGAAATTAAGTCCGTGGAGAAGAGGCGCAAGCGGTTGCTCCTTTTCGCAGTCTTGGCCGCGACCATCACTTATCAAGCTGGGTTGACCCCTCCTGGCGGTTTCCGGCTCCAAGATGATAGCAGGCACCACGCTGGGGATCCGGTCCTCCTATACAACTTTCCCCGGCGTTACACAGCCTTCTTCTACTGCAACACGGTGAGCTTCATGCTGTCCATCGCACTGATCATACTGCTCGTGAACCCACATCTATACAGGCCTGCGATACGAAGCTATGCACTCGCTGTTTGCACAGGGGCGGGCATGTTTGGTCTGATGGGAGCATATGCTGCCGGAAGCACGCAACATCTGAAAACATCCATCTACATTTTCGTCTTGGTGGTTGTGGTCCTCGTCGTTATAGCTTTACTGCTCCTGGTATTCTTGTTGAAGGAAAGGAACAACATACCTGAAGACACGGCCGGTGAACTGGAGCCCATTGAGGTAAGCAGTTGTACACCAGGAAAGGAAAAACATGTCATGCGCAAATATCTGATGCTGCTAGGAATCTTGGTGGCAAGCGTCACCTACCAGGCCGGCCTAGATCCACCAGGCGGAGCTTGGCAGCACAGTGGGAATGGATACGACGCGGGCAACCCAATCATGCATGACAACCAGAGGCACCGTTACCTCGCCTTCTTCTACAGCAACTCCACGTCCTTCGTGTCGTCCATTGTTGTTATCATCATTTTGCTACTGGAGTGGAAGGACGAGAAGAAATGGTCGCTCAAGGTCATGAACACGACGATTGTGCTGGATTTGCTCGCTCTCCTAGTGGCCTACGCAGCAGGCTCCAGCAGGGGGTGGAAGACGTCTATGTATGTCGTTGCACTAGTGACCGCCGTGCTGGTATATGTTGCAATCCATATAGTGCTGGCAATCTCATGTTGTCATAGCCCGCAGGAAGAGGAGAGCAGTGTGGATCCTGCATAG